One segment of Zhihengliuella halotolerans DNA contains the following:
- a CDS encoding N-acetylmuramoyl-L-alanine amidase, whose product MSSTGFILLDTPNKNTPQCRKTRRNNAKPTGTCVVHTAENFIDLIGEDSGAETVAKFIATRTGYGSYHFLCDSDSLVFMAPASYETWHDTATNNFSYGGSMAVRAGEWHRIPEDRRERIVKNCAAGFASYARWLKETYGITIPAKRITRAQAHRGEPGFLGHGDSDPGRRSDPGAAFDWKLFLEEFARLTNSKDAVDPAGATPTRKDWFDMVSKSEMSELLDERLEAFAARKPQMKGKAAEVFGQHHNSRDDVLSYGGLAWDQTRGLRDLIRELDAGTSAQEIADLIVERTDSVKAEAIVDAIAERLK is encoded by the coding sequence ATGAGCAGCACCGGATTCATCCTGCTCGACACCCCGAATAAGAACACCCCGCAGTGCCGCAAGACGCGACGCAATAATGCCAAGCCGACCGGGACCTGCGTGGTGCACACCGCAGAAAACTTCATCGACCTCATTGGTGAGGACTCTGGCGCGGAGACCGTTGCGAAGTTCATCGCCACCCGGACCGGATACGGCTCCTACCACTTCCTCTGCGATTCCGACTCCCTGGTCTTCATGGCGCCGGCGTCTTACGAGACGTGGCACGACACCGCCACCAACAACTTCTCGTACGGCGGCAGCATGGCCGTCCGCGCGGGGGAGTGGCACCGCATCCCCGAGGACCGCCGCGAGCGCATCGTCAAGAACTGTGCGGCCGGCTTCGCGTCCTACGCCCGATGGCTCAAAGAAACGTACGGGATCACGATCCCGGCGAAACGCATCACCCGCGCCCAAGCTCACCGCGGCGAGCCCGGCTTCCTCGGCCACGGCGACTCCGACCCCGGCCGCCGTAGCGACCCCGGCGCCGCCTTCGACTGGAAGCTCTTCCTCGAAGAGTTCGCGCGCCTTACCAACAGCAAGGACGCCGTCGACCCCGCCGGCGCCACCCCCACCCGAAAGGACTGGTTCGACATGGTCAGCAAATCCGAAATGAGCGAACTGCTCGACGAGCGGCTCGAAGCGTTCGCCGCCCGCAAGCCACAGATGAAAGGCAAGGCCGCGGAGGTCTTCGGCCAGCACCACAACTCGCGCGACGACGTCCTCAGCTACGGAGGCCTCGCGTGGGACCAGACTCGTGGGCTCCGCGACCTGATCCGAGAACTCGACGCCGGCACTTCCGCCCAAGAAATCGCGGACCTCATCGTCGAGCGCACCGACTCGGTCAAGGCCGAAGCCATCGTCGACGCCATCGCCGAGCGCCTGAAGTAG
- a CDS encoding fibronectin type III domain-containing protein, which yields MSDTQLDGSWNLPTATSGKPRDRVRIQVWDLVSGSYSTAYVGGPSRTSYTYNSAEADNRYRLRVRAENDAGSSDWAYSGYVPTRPAPAADLVAVRSGTDISVTWDIVARYNTGLKFAHSEDGGAWNYDLATLAADTTSYTHVGPDPAKTHQYAVAMTADGRQSEWAYSAVVQLLTNPLAPTPTAPLDAFDGASVMAFYWVHNPVDGTAQTAYEIQYRVDGGDWTSTGKLAGSSFSHEFAGGTFANGATLEWQVRTWGEYATEPSESPWSETVLLEVSSTPTVNLTTPADAAVVETSSLTAAWSYGDAEASSQTGWAVVLYSAADAALETLQGTDDAASAVFETYLKDGASYSVGVAVRDGAGLWSAEDRNYFTVDYAEPPAPAVTANFDVDTGAMMITIDTPDAVAPAPEAEYVDLYRAIDDGPWTLIATNLPKTTALTDYIPALVGVNHYRAVSVSALPSTAESLVVQVVVDAGEGWCYLNAGPGFSVVARVRANAKRSRSFSREKVLHEFAGRTHPVEFAGEHRRHTGSLAVRVSPNPDGGATLTQLRRVVDLPAPVCYRDPLGERIFVSLQELADSSERIVTDANFSWTEVSHHE from the coding sequence GTGTCGGACACACAGCTGGACGGGTCGTGGAATCTGCCGACGGCGACGTCCGGGAAGCCGCGAGACCGGGTCCGCATCCAGGTGTGGGATCTGGTTTCGGGGTCGTACTCGACGGCGTACGTCGGCGGGCCGTCCCGGACGAGCTACACGTACAACTCGGCCGAGGCGGACAATCGATACCGGCTGCGGGTCCGGGCCGAGAACGACGCCGGCAGCTCCGACTGGGCGTATTCGGGCTACGTACCGACCCGGCCGGCGCCGGCGGCCGACCTGGTCGCCGTGCGCTCGGGCACGGACATCTCGGTCACATGGGACATCGTCGCCCGATACAACACGGGTTTGAAGTTCGCGCACAGCGAGGACGGCGGGGCCTGGAACTACGATCTGGCGACGCTGGCGGCGGACACGACGTCGTACACGCATGTCGGGCCCGATCCAGCCAAGACGCACCAGTACGCGGTCGCAATGACCGCGGACGGTCGGCAGTCGGAGTGGGCGTACTCGGCCGTCGTGCAGTTGCTCACCAACCCGCTGGCTCCTACGCCGACCGCTCCGCTGGATGCGTTCGACGGGGCGTCGGTGATGGCCTTCTATTGGGTGCACAACCCCGTCGACGGCACGGCGCAGACTGCGTACGAGATCCAGTACCGGGTCGACGGCGGAGACTGGACGAGCACCGGCAAGCTGGCCGGCAGCTCGTTCTCGCACGAGTTCGCGGGTGGGACGTTCGCGAACGGCGCGACGCTTGAGTGGCAGGTCCGCACGTGGGGCGAGTACGCGACCGAACCGTCGGAGTCGCCCTGGTCTGAGACGGTGCTGCTCGAGGTCTCGTCGACGCCGACCGTAAACCTGACGACGCCAGCGGATGCTGCCGTCGTCGAGACGTCCTCGCTGACGGCCGCCTGGTCGTATGGGGACGCCGAGGCCAGCAGCCAGACCGGGTGGGCCGTGGTGCTCTACAGCGCGGCCGACGCCGCCCTGGAGACGCTGCAGGGTACGGACGACGCGGCCTCGGCGGTGTTCGAGACGTACTTGAAGGACGGCGCCTCGTACTCGGTGGGCGTGGCTGTCCGGGATGGGGCGGGCCTCTGGTCCGCCGAGGATCGGAACTACTTCACGGTCGACTACGCGGAGCCGCCGGCACCCGCGGTGACCGCGAACTTCGACGTGGACACCGGGGCGATGATGATCACCATCGACACCCCGGACGCCGTCGCGCCGGCCCCGGAAGCCGAGTACGTGGACCTATACCGGGCGATCGACGACGGCCCCTGGACGCTGATCGCGACCAACCTGCCGAAGACGACGGCGCTGACGGACTACATTCCGGCCCTGGTCGGGGTGAACCACTATCGCGCGGTCTCGGTGTCGGCGCTGCCGTCGACGGCGGAGTCACTGGTCGTGCAGGTCGTCGTCGATGCCGGCGAGGGTTGGTGCTACCTCAACGCGGGCCCGGGTTTTTCCGTGGTGGCCCGGGTCCGGGCGAACGCGAAACGGTCTCGGTCCTTCAGCCGGGAGAAAGTCCTGCACGAATTCGCTGGACGGACGCACCCGGTCGAGTTCGCCGGCGAGCACCGCCGGCACACGGGCAGTCTCGCGGTCCGGGTCAGCCCGAACCCGGACGGCGGCGCCACCCTGACTCAACTGCGGCGCGTCGTCGACCTTCCGGCCCCGGTCTGCTACCGCGACCCGCTCGGCGAGCGGATCTTCGTGTCGTTGCAGGAGCTCGCCGACAGCAGCGAGCGGATCGTCACGGACGCCAACTTCTCGTGGACGGAGGTCAGCCACCATGAGTAG
- a CDS encoding phage tail tape measure protein — MADEVWLDVLPSMRGFGAELLKGSTKAAKNAGGKAGQEWGKAFGGGTSGASDGIVDELEKAEKSADGFRRKMVGEVSKARQTQRRAAADLLTAEQRLTDQVQKYGEESSQARAATLKLENARDKATAADEKFTTAEKALEEAHKGHKTAVDKLERAQSGLNDEVKEAPGLWGKLSGGLGKAGDKMKGFATSTGGVVTQLAGAVGGAALFGESFSAALGNEAGLDKLNARLAATPEQAAVYGDAAGSLYAGAWGDSMGDVTNAVDSVVSSMGGMRDASQADIERITANALDLATAFEVDVAESTATAGILMKTGLAADADQAMDLIAGSMTKVPAHMRGEILPVMSEYSKHFEALGIDGETAMGMIVASSGDGAIGMDKMGDSLKEFTIRATDMSKATSGTYESLGLNTEEMTNKLLAGGETAEGAMAQIVHALQGVEDPGEQAAAAISLFGTPLEDLGTDKIPEFLGMIDPMGDAFASTEGAAATLGDTLNDNTSTSLETVKRSFGQILTDGIQPLLGPLQGFAEWAMETPGVLEAAAVAVGILSLAVLGLTIAASPWLIWGVAAAAVIGGIILAVNNWGSIMSWFGDIWGSVTGWVVAKWEAAAKAVTGWWNSEIQPTLDVVGLAFKLLYQTYVKPALDWVMDKWQNVSKSLRRVYDNVIKPVFDTFGSLIKGDLPGAFENGVKAIKGFWNELRNVAAVPVNFVIDTVYNQGIRKTINSAADAIGLGEKINLPYMKKIPKFAKGGLAQPGWALVGEEGPELVNFDQPGRVYTASQTQNALGLSDKGLEAAAGSHPSEALLPMGGWWGDIKAGAAKAWDSATSWVRGGLATAAGWVLNPIKTGLTSALAGQGTWGDMASGAAGKSIDGVLDWIRGKDSEADANGTAVYNGALGAFHRPSNGPVTSKYGPRWGGFHTGIDIAGGGPTYAALPGVVQRVGWNAVAGKTGIGIYLNHGPDLWTYYGHNPVGGPKVGVGDHVKAGQHIGYQGATGNVTGTHVHFEVHKGRVNGVVNPDQYLYDKGGYLQPGVTPVLNATGKPEPVLTEAQWQDMHALAESVRARGEGGDIVIQVMLGDKVIEEFRVAARQEIGKVFNPRRARQMTGG, encoded by the coding sequence GTGGCTGACGAAGTATGGCTCGACGTCCTCCCGTCCATGCGGGGTTTTGGGGCCGAGTTGCTGAAGGGCAGCACGAAGGCCGCGAAGAACGCCGGCGGTAAAGCCGGCCAGGAGTGGGGCAAGGCCTTCGGCGGCGGCACCTCGGGCGCGTCCGACGGGATCGTGGACGAGCTCGAGAAGGCCGAGAAGTCGGCGGACGGCTTCCGCCGCAAGATGGTGGGCGAGGTTTCTAAGGCCCGCCAGACGCAGCGTCGCGCGGCCGCCGACCTGCTGACCGCGGAGCAGCGCCTCACCGACCAGGTGCAGAAGTACGGCGAGGAGTCCTCCCAAGCCCGTGCAGCAACCCTGAAGCTCGAGAACGCGCGCGACAAGGCCACGGCTGCAGACGAGAAGTTCACGACGGCTGAGAAGGCGCTGGAAGAAGCGCACAAGGGCCACAAGACTGCGGTCGACAAGCTCGAGCGCGCCCAGAGCGGCCTCAACGACGAAGTCAAAGAGGCGCCGGGCCTGTGGGGCAAACTCTCCGGTGGGCTCGGCAAGGCCGGCGACAAGATGAAGGGCTTCGCTACATCGACCGGCGGGGTCGTGACTCAACTCGCCGGAGCGGTCGGCGGCGCCGCCCTGTTCGGCGAGTCGTTCTCGGCGGCTCTGGGTAACGAGGCCGGACTAGACAAGCTCAACGCGCGGCTGGCGGCCACGCCGGAACAGGCAGCTGTGTACGGAGACGCCGCGGGCAGTCTCTATGCCGGGGCGTGGGGCGACTCGATGGGCGACGTGACCAATGCCGTCGACTCCGTCGTGTCGTCGATGGGCGGCATGCGCGACGCGTCTCAGGCGGATATCGAGCGCATCACCGCGAACGCACTCGACCTCGCAACAGCCTTCGAGGTCGACGTTGCAGAGTCAACGGCGACGGCCGGCATCCTCATGAAGACCGGGCTCGCCGCGGATGCCGACCAGGCGATGGACCTCATCGCGGGGTCGATGACGAAGGTACCCGCCCACATGCGCGGCGAAATTCTCCCGGTCATGAGCGAATACTCGAAGCACTTCGAAGCGCTCGGCATCGACGGTGAGACCGCGATGGGCATGATCGTGGCCTCCTCCGGAGACGGTGCGATCGGCATGGACAAGATGGGCGATTCGCTCAAGGAGTTCACGATCCGCGCGACCGACATGTCGAAGGCGACCTCGGGCACCTACGAGTCCCTCGGCCTCAACACGGAGGAGATGACCAACAAGCTCCTGGCCGGCGGGGAAACCGCCGAGGGCGCCATGGCTCAGATCGTGCACGCGCTGCAGGGCGTCGAAGACCCGGGCGAGCAGGCGGCCGCCGCGATCTCCCTTTTCGGGACACCGCTCGAGGACCTCGGGACGGACAAGATCCCGGAATTCCTCGGGATGATCGACCCGATGGGCGACGCCTTCGCCTCCACAGAAGGCGCCGCAGCAACCCTCGGCGACACCCTGAACGACAACACATCGACGAGCTTGGAGACCGTGAAGCGGTCCTTCGGGCAGATACTCACGGACGGCATCCAGCCGCTTCTCGGGCCCCTGCAGGGATTCGCCGAGTGGGCGATGGAGACGCCCGGCGTGCTCGAGGCGGCCGCCGTCGCGGTCGGCATCCTGTCGCTGGCTGTGCTCGGTTTGACGATCGCTGCGTCCCCGTGGCTGATCTGGGGTGTGGCGGCCGCGGCAGTGATCGGCGGGATCATCCTCGCGGTCAACAACTGGGGCTCGATCATGTCGTGGTTCGGCGACATCTGGGGCAGCGTCACCGGCTGGGTCGTGGCGAAGTGGGAGGCCGCGGCGAAGGCCGTGACCGGCTGGTGGAACAGTGAAATCCAGCCGACCCTCGACGTCGTGGGGCTGGCCTTCAAGCTGCTCTATCAGACCTACGTGAAGCCCGCCCTCGACTGGGTCATGGACAAGTGGCAGAACGTGTCCAAGAGCCTCCGCCGGGTCTACGACAACGTCATAAAGCCAGTCTTCGACACCTTCGGCAGCCTGATCAAGGGCGACCTGCCCGGCGCCTTCGAGAACGGCGTGAAGGCCATCAAGGGATTCTGGAACGAGCTGCGCAACGTCGCCGCCGTCCCCGTGAACTTCGTGATCGACACCGTCTACAACCAGGGCATCCGCAAGACGATCAACTCGGCCGCCGACGCCATCGGCCTGGGCGAGAAGATCAACCTGCCCTACATGAAGAAGATCCCCAAGTTCGCCAAGGGCGGCCTCGCCCAGCCCGGCTGGGCACTCGTCGGCGAGGAAGGCCCCGAGCTCGTCAACTTCGACCAGCCCGGCCGCGTCTACACCGCCTCGCAGACACAGAACGCCCTCGGCCTCAGCGACAAAGGCCTCGAAGCCGCCGCCGGCTCCCACCCATCGGAAGCACTGCTCCCGATGGGCGGATGGTGGGGCGACATCAAGGCCGGCGCCGCGAAAGCCTGGGACTCAGCCACCAGCTGGGTCCGAGGCGGACTCGCCACCGCCGCCGGATGGGTCCTCAACCCCATCAAGACCGGACTCACCTCGGCGCTCGCCGGACAGGGCACGTGGGGCGACATGGCCTCCGGCGCCGCCGGGAAGAGCATCGACGGCGTCCTCGACTGGATCCGCGGCAAGGACTCGGAAGCCGACGCGAACGGGACCGCCGTCTACAACGGCGCGCTCGGCGCATTCCACCGCCCCTCCAACGGGCCCGTCACCTCCAAGTACGGGCCCCGCTGGGGCGGCTTCCACACCGGCATCGACATCGCCGGCGGAGGCCCCACCTACGCCGCCCTACCGGGCGTCGTGCAGCGGGTCGGATGGAACGCCGTCGCCGGCAAGACCGGCATCGGTATCTACCTCAACCACGGCCCCGACCTCTGGACCTACTACGGCCACAACCCCGTAGGTGGCCCAAAAGTCGGCGTCGGCGACCACGTCAAGGCCGGACAGCACATCGGCTACCAGGGCGCCACCGGCAACGTCACCGGCACCCACGTGCACTTCGAAGTGCACAAGGGCCGCGTCAACGGCGTCGTCAACCCCGACCAGTACCTCTACGACAAGGGCGGCTACCTCCAGCCAGGAGTAACCCCCGTCCTCAACGCCACCGGCAAACCCGAGCCCGTCCTCACTGAGGCCCAGTGGCAGGACATGCACGCGCTCGCCGAGTCGGTGCGGGCACGTGGCGAAGGGGGCGACATCGTGATCCAGGTGATGCTCGGCGACAAGGTCATCGAGGAATTCCGGGTCGCGGCGCGGCAGGAGATAGGCAAGGTATTCAATCCGCGTCGTGCGCGGCAGATGACGGGAGGCTGA
- a CDS encoding pyocin knob domain-containing protein — protein MAFSTFDAFVVVDPRTLAPVAGVAGTIADAATGSSIQVYDMNENPVPVLASNSKGYVGSFKTQGTVRRIEAKFGDYALVKTSAEAIAEAAALGDRVSVLENPQELANGSDLNTVQVNGWRFSRSVSNTATMTNRPPDAADSPFQVEVSTATVGNYVHTVQTYYTYSESFERRVWERNTVNALGTGWSDWRRMDNPAAMLSGAANPMLLQDFTRRRGPVHTNGRAAVAYRFDHGLANYRDEIKPLFDARWWKHSQALNSNQWGYAEMGGVTPAQVDGWVQEGLLEIWHHAENHSDATTVSLLEQRIVESLETLRSQIPSAVIDGFAPPGVGGSSYLGFNGGNSAEAFFETVAGRLILEHHAVSSGYIPDTAYHRPLDGVVRHGMGHLTADSLSAATLNDRVDIAIANGEGIQIMLHPSQINLTGKITTAEFEAHLNYVQQKVDEGVLVVLSPYELVLANRRNMEMIQLGDVDLNTLLVPGDYFQPASVNAGGGNNYPEGRAGDVMVRSNSTGSNVTQKYHSYGSTNRVWHRTYYSGTWYPWQSGDPQFDETAGRKITVRDPINGREQLIHYDSGWRDVSGLLTNGWTVGTDFRIRREGYTVTLRIHNLNGSAASTSAVWQLPSGFRPQGTTEVFLRSDEAGTVMKLMTIRWDGAIFMSTGTVTTNNGATEVSFATTAAAPSTLPGTAIGTIPYQ, from the coding sequence ATGGCTTTCTCCACGTTCGACGCGTTTGTCGTCGTTGACCCCCGTACCCTCGCCCCGGTCGCCGGGGTCGCCGGCACCATCGCCGACGCCGCCACCGGGAGCTCGATCCAGGTCTACGACATGAATGAGAACCCGGTCCCGGTGCTCGCCTCGAATTCAAAGGGGTACGTCGGCAGCTTCAAGACGCAGGGGACCGTACGCAGAATCGAAGCAAAATTCGGAGACTACGCCCTCGTCAAGACGTCTGCTGAAGCGATAGCAGAGGCCGCGGCGCTCGGCGACCGGGTATCCGTGCTGGAGAACCCGCAGGAGCTCGCGAACGGTTCCGACCTGAACACGGTGCAGGTCAACGGGTGGCGCTTCTCTCGGTCGGTCTCGAATACCGCGACCATGACCAATCGTCCGCCCGATGCGGCAGACAGCCCGTTCCAGGTAGAGGTCTCCACGGCGACGGTGGGCAACTACGTCCACACAGTGCAGACGTATTACACATACTCCGAGTCGTTCGAACGCCGGGTCTGGGAGCGCAACACGGTCAACGCGCTGGGCACTGGCTGGTCGGACTGGCGGCGTATGGACAACCCGGCGGCGATGCTGTCCGGCGCGGCGAACCCGATGCTGCTGCAAGACTTCACGCGTCGCCGGGGCCCGGTCCACACCAACGGGCGGGCTGCAGTCGCCTACCGGTTCGATCACGGACTGGCGAACTACCGGGACGAGATCAAGCCGCTCTTCGACGCTCGCTGGTGGAAGCACTCGCAGGCGCTGAACTCGAATCAGTGGGGTTACGCCGAGATGGGCGGAGTGACCCCCGCGCAGGTCGACGGTTGGGTGCAGGAGGGGCTCCTGGAGATCTGGCACCACGCCGAGAACCACAGCGATGCGACCACTGTGTCTCTCCTCGAGCAGCGGATCGTCGAATCGCTGGAAACGCTGCGCTCGCAGATCCCCTCAGCGGTCATCGACGGCTTCGCTCCTCCTGGCGTCGGCGGTTCCAGCTACCTCGGATTCAACGGCGGCAACAGCGCCGAGGCGTTCTTCGAGACCGTCGCCGGGCGGCTCATCCTCGAGCACCACGCTGTCTCATCGGGCTACATCCCGGACACTGCCTACCACCGCCCTCTGGACGGGGTAGTCCGACACGGCATGGGGCACCTCACGGCGGACAGCCTGAGCGCCGCCACCTTGAACGACCGCGTCGACATCGCCATTGCCAACGGCGAGGGTATCCAAATCATGCTCCACCCGTCGCAGATCAACCTCACGGGCAAGATCACGACGGCCGAGTTCGAAGCGCACCTGAACTACGTGCAACAGAAGGTCGACGAGGGGGTTCTGGTCGTCCTCTCGCCGTATGAGCTGGTGCTGGCGAACCGCCGGAACATGGAGATGATCCAGCTGGGGGACGTGGACCTCAACACGCTGCTGGTCCCTGGCGACTATTTCCAGCCCGCTTCGGTGAATGCTGGGGGTGGAAACAACTACCCCGAAGGTCGAGCCGGCGACGTCATGGTCAGGTCTAACAGCACCGGGTCGAACGTCACGCAGAAGTACCACTCGTACGGGTCGACGAACCGGGTCTGGCACCGAACCTACTACTCCGGGACGTGGTATCCGTGGCAGTCGGGGGATCCGCAGTTCGACGAGACGGCCGGGCGAAAGATCACGGTGCGGGACCCGATCAACGGGCGCGAGCAGCTCATCCACTATGACTCCGGGTGGCGGGACGTGTCAGGTCTCCTCACGAACGGGTGGACGGTCGGCACCGACTTCCGCATCCGGCGCGAGGGCTACACGGTCACGCTTCGCATTCACAACCTGAACGGGTCTGCAGCCAGCACCTCGGCTGTCTGGCAGCTTCCGAGCGGTTTCCGCCCACAGGGGACGACGGAGGTCTTCCTCCGCTCCGACGAGGCGGGCACCGTGATGAAGCTGATGACGATCCGGTGGGATGGGGCGATCTTCATGAGCACCGGCACCGTCACCACGAACAACGGGGCGACCGAGGTTTCCTTCGCGACGACTGCCGCCGCGCCGTCGACCCTGCCGGGTACCGCCATCGGCACCATCCCCTACCAGTAA